Below is a window of Nicotiana tabacum cultivar K326 chromosome 19, ASM71507v2, whole genome shotgun sequence DNA.
GCTGTGAACGATGATACGGATATGCCTTCAGGCGTAACTAAGTGGAAATATGTCATTGGATTTCTAGCTACTCTTGGTGCTTCAGCTATGTACGCTCTCTTGCTTTCTCTTATGCAGCTTTCATTCCAAAAGGTTTTAAAGAAAGAAACATTTTCTGTTGTTCTGGAGATGCAAATTTACACAGCACTTGTAGCCACCGGTGTCTCTATTGTGGGTCTTTTCGCTAGTGGAGAATGGAAGACTTTGCAGGGAGAAATGGGTAGTTTTACTGCTGGAAAACTTTCGTATGTGATGACTCTGGTTTGGACAGCTATAGCTTGGCAGATTTGCTCAGTTGGGGTTGTAGGCTTGGTTTTCGTGGTGTCCTCATTGTTCTCTAATGTTATAAGTACGCTTTCCTTGGCGATCACCCCTATTGCTGCTGTCGTAATCCTCCATGACAAGATGAATGGTGTGA
It encodes the following:
- the LOC107808374 gene encoding putative purine permease 11 isoform X3, with amino-acid sequence MATLVQTAAFPVLFIPYLFITSPQNDSEGSNRASFITVSVVYFVIGAMVAGDNMLYSIGLLYLSASTYSLICATQLIFSAVLSFFLNGQKFTALIMNSVVVLSLSTALLAVNDDTDMPSGVTKWKYVIGFLATLGASAMYALLLSLMQLSFQKVLKKETFSVVLEMQIYTALVATGVSIVGLFASGEWKTLQGEMGSFTAGKLSYVMTLVWTAIAWQICSVGVVGLVFVVSSLFSNVISTLSLAITPIAAVVILHDKMNGVKIIAMLMAIWGFGTYLYQNYVDDLKARKAPSAVDDAPTESRSC